In Gemmatimonadaceae bacterium, one DNA window encodes the following:
- a CDS encoding transcriptional regulator, whose protein sequence is MALDRIIHERLRLAIVSALAVHETLTFNELKAMLDASDGNVSVHARKLEDAGYVSCKKGFDGRIPRTEYRLTAAGRRALEGYLAHMEALIKRVGGE, encoded by the coding sequence CTGGCGCTGGATCGCATCATCCACGAGCGCCTGCGCCTGGCGATCGTGAGCGCACTGGCCGTGCACGAGACCCTGACGTTCAACGAACTCAAGGCGATGCTCGACGCCTCGGACGGGAACGTCTCCGTGCACGCGCGCAAGCTGGAGGATGCGGGCTATGTGAGCTGCAAGAAGGGATTTGACGGCCGCATCCCGCGCACCGAGTATCGGCTCACCGCCGCCGGCCGACGCGCACTGGAGGGCTACCTCGCCCATATGGAGGCGCTGATCAAGCGCGTGGGTGGCGAATGA